A genomic window from Motilibacter aurantiacus includes:
- the mycP gene encoding type VII secretion-associated serine protease mycosin, producing MPRSLRGAAVAALVAVAAVPALVQPARAADTARSMQWHLGALGAERANAVSTGEGVVVAVIDSGVDLTHPELRGQVLPGVDYLGGEQRGRTDTDGHGTEVAALIAGSGAPGGTGATGLAPGARILPVRFLGGGAVAQERDLPRAIRWAADHGADVINLSVSTGGGSAAEAAAVEYALSKDVVVVAGAGNTSRGDYAVTTPASRPGVVAVSATDRRGRFSSVSATGPEVALAAPGVRVVTATRGTDYTYATGTSASAALVSATAALIRAEYPELDAPSVIERMIRTARDEGAPGRDDKYGFGVVDPVKALTADVAPVTENPLLDPREGAAQPAAPSAAATTAPPASEGAATSSPGPAAVLPAAGDAGGGGTSPLLWLGVGLAGLLLGAGALAALLRRSTAGSSPLSSG from the coding sequence ATGCCCCGCTCCCTGCGCGGCGCTGCCGTCGCCGCCCTCGTGGCGGTGGCGGCGGTGCCCGCTCTGGTTCAGCCGGCCCGCGCGGCCGACACGGCGCGTTCGATGCAGTGGCACCTGGGCGCGCTCGGGGCGGAGCGGGCGAACGCCGTCAGCACCGGCGAGGGCGTGGTCGTGGCGGTGATCGACAGCGGCGTGGACCTCACCCATCCGGAGTTGCGCGGGCAGGTGCTCCCCGGGGTCGACTACCTGGGGGGCGAGCAGCGCGGCCGTACCGACACCGACGGCCACGGCACCGAGGTTGCCGCCCTCATCGCGGGCAGCGGCGCGCCGGGCGGCACCGGCGCCACCGGGCTGGCCCCCGGGGCCCGGATCCTGCCGGTGCGCTTCCTCGGCGGGGGAGCGGTGGCGCAGGAGCGCGACCTGCCGCGCGCCATCCGCTGGGCCGCCGACCACGGCGCCGACGTCATCAACCTGTCGGTCAGCACCGGCGGCGGCAGCGCGGCCGAGGCCGCCGCGGTGGAGTACGCCCTGTCCAAGGACGTCGTGGTCGTGGCCGGCGCGGGCAACACCAGCCGGGGCGACTACGCCGTCACGACCCCCGCGAGCCGCCCGGGGGTGGTCGCCGTCTCGGCCACCGACCGCAGGGGCCGCTTCTCCTCGGTGTCCGCCACGGGGCCGGAGGTCGCGCTCGCCGCGCCCGGCGTGCGCGTGGTCACGGCGACCCGGGGCACCGACTACACGTACGCCACGGGAACGAGCGCGTCGGCGGCGCTCGTCTCCGCGACGGCGGCGCTGATCCGCGCCGAGTACCCGGAGCTCGACGCGCCGTCGGTCATCGAGCGGATGATCCGCACCGCGCGGGACGAGGGCGCGCCCGGCCGGGACGACAAGTACGGCTTCGGCGTCGTCGACCCGGTCAAGGCGCTGACGGCCGACGTCGCTCCGGTCACGGAGAACCCGCTGCTCGACCCCCGCGAGGGGGCCGCGCAGCCGGCGGCCCCCTCCGCAGCAGCGACCACGGCGCCGCCTGCGAGCGAGGGCGCAGCGACCTCGTCCCCCGGGCCGGCGGCCGTGCTGCCGGCGGCCGGCGACGCCGGAGGCGGGGGCACGTCCCCGCTGCTGTGGCTCGGCGTCGGCCTGGCCGGGCTGCTCCTCGGGGCGGGAGCGCTGGCCGCGCTGCTGCGCCGGTCGACGGCCGGCTCCTCCCCGCTGTCGTCCGGCTGA
- a CDS encoding WXG100 family type VII secretion target — MSEILVTFSAISQGQADVASTASNLNGQLADLKSYLAPMVSTWTGAAAENYNAKQRQWDEAAAELNSILEQIGRALGAAGDDFQAAENSNASIWA; from the coding sequence ATGTCGGAGATCCTGGTCACCTTCTCGGCCATCTCGCAGGGGCAGGCGGACGTCGCCTCGACGGCGAGCAACCTCAACGGCCAGCTGGCCGACCTCAAGTCCTACCTCGCCCCGATGGTGTCCACGTGGACCGGCGCGGCGGCGGAGAACTACAACGCCAAGCAGCGCCAGTGGGACGAGGCCGCCGCCGAGCTCAACTCGATCCTGGAGCAGATCGGCCGGGCGCTCGGCGCCGCCGGCGACGACTTCCAGGCGGCGGAGAACAGCAACGCGAGCATCTGGGCCTGA
- a CDS encoding WXG100 family type VII secretion target, with protein sequence MADSYGTQLDTMQEASRHVADVNQQIQGQLSSLMSRLEPLSAAWKGSSAVSFQALHQRWNENAAKLNDALSDISQAIAVSGTTYQRSDESQQQSFSSITSVLG encoded by the coding sequence GTGGCCGATTCCTACGGCACCCAGCTAGACACCATGCAGGAGGCGTCGCGCCACGTGGCCGACGTCAACCAGCAGATCCAGGGCCAGCTGTCGAGCCTGATGTCACGGCTCGAGCCGCTGTCGGCGGCGTGGAAGGGCAGCTCGGCGGTCAGCTTCCAGGCACTGCACCAGCGCTGGAACGAGAACGCCGCCAAGCTCAACGACGCGCTCTCGGACATCAGCCAGGCGATCGCGGTGTCGGGCACCACCTACCAGCGGTCCGACGAGTCGCAGCAGCAGTCGTTCTCGAGCATCACCAGCGTGCTGGGCTAG
- a CDS encoding putative T7SS-secreted protein, translating into MPDFTVPGDVGALRAHARLLADAAGGMDESSAAVGKVSTGVWDGKAADAFEDVRRRAAGAWSDAAAAVRRASAAVAAYADALERAQQQASRALTSYNDAVRRTNEAVAAYNADVQAGTATGPFRDPGQADRDRATAELTGARQAVDEAGANAAATVRAAAILAPRGPVVPVPTSPYDDLATGSDGRTPGGPVAGLPTDSATLAQLLELARSMGMQPTQYAGLLRQYWTAVAAERAGIDLSAWDPAAGAGANRETIEAVYRYYGQLFLDHPELQWAGMANLIGPSFAGGFLDLDLFKDIARGVADGLDRVPGGGPLLPPALAGMSDLADLGGAELAYYERMLLGMQKEIFFDQGMMHEAYLGGGNAALDELLAAGVLDTGAREAWAAIDQGHRTGDDAMLAAGNQALLRREQMQIIPNEYDEMRDHFPSGEAFTYLLTAVGAPSIPGAQTPGQYSPLTFSGEIPVVTLPLVDADVEVTVETPLPDFNIADRNARWDMIINDTLPAYQQVLEDPDRAADLVGSDVTARIEAQRIANQYDDILRRLLDDWHINVDGDLDLGP; encoded by the coding sequence ATGCCAGACTTCACGGTCCCCGGCGACGTCGGTGCGCTACGCGCTCACGCCCGCCTTCTCGCGGACGCCGCCGGAGGCATGGACGAGTCGTCCGCCGCCGTCGGCAAGGTCTCGACCGGGGTGTGGGACGGCAAGGCCGCGGACGCCTTCGAGGACGTGCGGCGCAGGGCGGCCGGCGCGTGGAGCGACGCGGCCGCCGCCGTCCGCCGGGCGTCCGCCGCGGTCGCGGCCTACGCCGACGCCCTCGAGCGCGCGCAGCAGCAGGCGAGCCGTGCCCTGACGAGCTACAACGACGCCGTCCGCCGGACCAACGAGGCGGTGGCCGCCTACAACGCCGACGTCCAGGCGGGCACCGCGACCGGGCCCTTCCGCGACCCGGGCCAGGCCGACCGCGACCGCGCGACCGCCGAGCTGACGGGGGCCCGTCAGGCGGTGGACGAGGCGGGCGCCAATGCCGCCGCGACCGTGCGCGCCGCGGCGATCCTGGCGCCGCGCGGGCCCGTGGTCCCCGTCCCGACCTCGCCCTACGACGACCTCGCCACCGGCAGCGACGGCCGCACCCCCGGCGGCCCCGTGGCCGGGCTGCCGACCGACTCGGCCACGCTCGCCCAGCTGCTCGAGCTCGCCCGGTCGATGGGCATGCAGCCGACGCAGTACGCCGGGCTCCTCCGGCAGTACTGGACCGCCGTCGCCGCCGAGCGCGCCGGGATCGACCTCTCGGCGTGGGACCCGGCGGCCGGCGCCGGGGCGAACCGGGAGACGATCGAGGCCGTCTACCGCTACTACGGCCAGCTCTTCCTGGACCACCCCGAGCTGCAGTGGGCCGGCATGGCCAACCTCATCGGCCCCTCGTTCGCCGGCGGCTTCCTGGACCTGGACCTGTTCAAGGACATCGCCCGCGGCGTCGCCGACGGGCTGGACCGGGTCCCGGGCGGCGGCCCGCTCCTGCCGCCGGCCCTCGCCGGGATGTCGGACCTGGCCGATCTCGGCGGCGCTGAGCTTGCGTACTACGAGCGCATGCTGCTCGGGATGCAGAAGGAGATCTTCTTCGACCAGGGGATGATGCACGAGGCCTACCTCGGGGGCGGCAACGCCGCGCTCGACGAGCTGCTGGCTGCCGGCGTCCTCGACACCGGGGCGCGCGAAGCGTGGGCCGCGATCGACCAGGGGCACCGCACCGGGGACGACGCCATGCTGGCCGCCGGCAACCAGGCCCTGCTGCGCCGCGAGCAGATGCAGATCATCCCCAACGAGTACGACGAGATGCGCGACCACTTCCCCAGCGGCGAGGCGTTCACGTACCTCCTGACCGCGGTCGGAGCGCCCTCCATCCCCGGCGCGCAGACCCCCGGGCAGTACTCCCCGCTGACGTTCAGCGGGGAGATCCCGGTCGTCACCCTGCCGCTGGTCGACGCGGACGTGGAGGTGACGGTCGAGACGCCGCTGCCGGACTTCAACATCGCCGACCGCAACGCCCGGTGGGACATGATCATCAACGACACCCTGCCGGCGTACCAGCAGGTGCTCGAGGACCCCGACCGGGCCGCAGACCTGGTCGGCTCGGACGTGACCGCGCGGATCGAGGCGCAGCGGATCGCCAACCAGTACGACGACATCCTGCGTCGGCTGCTCGACGACTGGCACATCAACGTCGACGGCGACCTGGACCTCGGGCCGTGA